From the genome of Miscanthus floridulus cultivar M001 chromosome 10, ASM1932011v1, whole genome shotgun sequence, one region includes:
- the LOC136484724 gene encoding probable protein phosphatase 2C 74 encodes MLLHTVRFLCSVVAAFARLVRELRKAAAMATAACSPSPVAVLIAPAVSPIGLIASTPLPKRKKTLAQVAVPENLLVAPPPPVVVLPAKVSDGVSGVGRVEQQQAHQSMTKTKAAWAARRRPSRLVIPVADDAGEVAAGWGVAAAPAKEADVEVEGDGFWLASRAGPRHAMEDAYAVVTDKNDADSQLAFYGVFDGHGGRAAVDFVSERLSKNVVSAVLAAAGTTETRGEASSEEDAVSAAIRTAYLATDSELLTQHQDASGGACAATAVVKGGDLYVAHLGDCRAVLSRGGAAAALTADHTWAGEDERARIEREGGYVCRSGSGVWRVQGSLAVSRAFGDGALKQWVVAEPAVTRVPLDAGCEFLVIASDGLWDKVSNQEAVHVISGNQATACRELVDMALRRGSRDDITVMVVDLHRFVR; translated from the exons ATGCTGCTGCACACCGTCCGGTTCCTCTGCTCCGTCGTCGCCGCCTTCGCGCGCCTGGTCCGCGAGCTCCGCAAGGCGGCCGCCATGGCAACCGCTGCATGCTCTCCGTCTCCTGTCGCTGTACTCATTGCACCCGCCGTGTCGCCCATCGGCCTGATAGCATCCACGCCGCTCCCGAAGCGAAAGAAAACGCTTGCCCAGGTTGCCGTCCCGGAGAACCTGCTCGTCGCGCCGCCACCACCGGTAGTTGTGCTTCCTGCAAAGGTGTCCGACGGGGTCAGTGGGGTCGGGAGAGTAGAGCAACAACAAGCTCATCAGAGCATGACGAAGACGAAGGCCGCGTGGGCGGCCAGGAGGAGGCCGTCGAGGCTCGTCATACCGGTGGCGGACGACGCTGGCGAGGTCGCCGCCGGCTGGGGCGTGGCTGCCGCGCCGGCGAAGGAGGCCGACGTGGAGGTGGAGGGGGACGGGTTTTGGCTGGCCAGTAGAGCAGGACCGAGGCATGCGATGGAGGATGCGTATGCTGTGGTCACTGACAAAAATGATGCAGATTCTCAGCTG GCGTTCTACGGTGTGTTCGACGGCCACGGCGGCCGCGCGGCCGTGGACTTCGTCTCCGAGCGGCTCAGCAAGAACGTGGTGTCCGCGGTGCTCGCCGCCGCGGGGACGACGGAGACGCGCGGCGAAGCATCGTCGGAAGAGGACGCCGTCTCGGCGGCGATCAGAACGGCCTACCTGGCCACCGACAGCGAGCTCCTCACGCAGCACCAG GATGCAAGCGGTGGTGCGTGCGCCgcgacggcggtggtgaagggCGGCGACCTCTACGTGGCGCACCTAGGCGACTGCCGCGCCGTGCTGAGCCGCGGCGGCGCCGCGGCCGCGCTGACGGCCGACCACACCTGGGCGGGGGAGGACGAGAGGGCGCGCATCGAGCGGGAGGGTGGCTACGTGTGCCGCAGCGGCAGCGGCGTCTGGCGGGTGCAGGGTAGCCTCGCCGTGTCGCGCGCGTTCGGTGACGGCGCTCTGAAGCAGTGGGTCGTCGCGGAGCCGGCGGTCACCCGCGTGCCCCTTGATGCTGGGTGCGAGTTCTTGGTCATCGCGTCCGACGGGCTCTGGGACAAGGTCAGCAACCAGGAGGCCGTCCATGTCATCTCCGGGAACCAGGCGACGGCCTGCAGGGAGCTGGTGGACATGGCACTGCGCAGGGGAAGCCGGGACGACATCACCGTCATGGTAGTCGACCTCCATAGGTTTGTAAGATAG